The DNA window CTCGTATAAATGTTACTTATGTTACGTGATTAAAAGTTTTATCGAAACTTTCCATCCctaaaacattttacaaattgtattatatatataattcagtACATCATTTGTCCTTTTTGATTTTCTCAAGTTTGTTTAGACGGCTGATACCCTTTTAAGTGCATTACAAATAAGAGATCTTATTACATGAAAATCGAGGGGAGTGTGGAACTAGGACTTCTCATTTTCTCCCAAACATCTTAGCTCATACTTGTGTATGGCACTCAAACATGtgtatgacatatatatatatataaacttaataaaaatgagCAGACCCGAATCTGATACTCATCTTCAAATCCGAGCAACATAGCTATATAATCTACGAAACCTGTGTTCGACTCCTGTTCCTTTGGTAGCCATAATAAGCAAGTCGGGTCCTAAAGAACAGCAGCAAACTGGAGATTAGGCCTAAGAGAGAAATGCAGCCCCACCAGATGAATGTCTGCTGATAGCAGTCCCTGCCCATGCACACCATTGCTTCCTCCAACAAGTTCTCCTGGTTGGAACTTTTCACATTAGAATCATACACTAATGCTGCAAGGAGACCGTACAGGAACGACCCGATGGGGATGTTGGTGATGAGGATGTTGTGGTTGACACTCACACTATTAGGACCAAATAGCTCTGATGTGATGGAAACGGCCGCTGCAAATATGAACCCGGAGCTTAATCCGATCATGGCTGTGCTAGCCAGCAATGCCGCCTCACCGCCTGATGCAGCAAGTAAAAAGAAGGCTATTGGTGTTGGTACCACTGCTATTGCTAGCCACCCTGTTCGTGCAAAATACAACTTGCTGCATTGAAAAAACATTTAAGCTTTCATTATTTCCGAGTTCAATGCCTACATGGAACCATGTAAGTCAATTCACGATTCTAGTGCATCAAATTTCTCTCATGTATGAACTTTAATACGGCCTGCAAGATTAGTGAACTCTAAAGGCTTTATATTAGAGTTCATTCTTCCATTATAAAGCAACTTTGGTACTGAATTACTCCCGAGTTCTAAGAATGTATCTACAGAGATTATCAAACTTTAGTAAGGGCAGTTTACATGCAAAGAGACGCACAATTGCTGGAGTAAGCAAGCTTGTAAACAGAATATGCACTCAGTAAATACGTACTCACGCATGAATTCCGGGGCAGCTGATAGCAAACGACCGAAGAATGAGAAAGAGGAGTACAGAGTCACGATGGCACTAATCTGGGAGTAGTATCCGAGTGATTGGGCGATCTGGCCTAGATTATTGCTATAGACCAGCCCTATTGTCCCTCCACAGAAATAGGCCACATAATATAGCCAGAAATCCAATCGGCGGACTAGCAATCTAGCAGGGTGTTCCTCACCTAGCACTGTTAGCCTGCCTTTCTCCATTATCATCCCGAACAACCCTTCTTTGTTTGTTTCAGAAAACGGATTGACACTCGAGctattattatttctttcatttccAATCAATTCCTTATGGAGCTGATCAAAGTCATCAGGATCAAACGAGCTGAAGGTGGGGCCTTCAAGACAAAAGGCGGGGGTATGGACAGTACGACGAGCCCAGCTCCTACCACATACAATGCCTGGTAAACACAAAGGTAGGAGCAAAAGGATTAAGGCACCCCTAGGAGAATGCGTGCCCTCGATGCCTTAGATGAAAGTGAATTCAAAAGGAGAAGATATAGGCCGGTGAAAACAGCTAAACATTAAGGACAAAGAAAACAAAGGAATCCCGACTAGTAGTGTCCGTGGACAGAAGTTGCAAAGGTGGTTGACGGAGGATGGGGACGAGAGCTAAGCTGGAAGCAAGAAGAGGTACAAGTGCGTTTAAGAAGAGATAGAGGGTTTCATCATCGGGGTTTATTGCATTGGCAATCAGAGTGTAAAGAGCAGCACTTACACCATTGAAACTGATGGTGAGGGACAAAGCAAGTGCCCTGTTGGTTGGGAAATTTCGGATGCATAACACAAAGCATACTGTGTTAAACCAACAGATGCTGCAACCAGCTACCAAACACAGAACAAATACCTGCAATAAATTCAGATTTTACATAAAACTCAGCACATCATTAAACAATTAACACATTGTGTCCTTGCTTGCAGCAGCCAATGCAAGAATGGTAGGTTAGGCTCAAAGGTCGTTTACTTGCCTGACAGACATTTTTCCAGTTTAAGTTTAACTGGTGGTTTTCAATCAACAtcatcttaaaaatatatattttatttattttaaaaataaaaattacaaagatAAAGTTTCAAAATACTAACGTATAAACATGATTAGGTGTcacatttttatttgtattaaaaaaaacgTCATTAATTAAATGACTAGAGTAAAATTCAGACACTTAAAAATGAAGTCGTCCTTGGATTTAATACTAGGAACCGACTCTTGTGGTTATGCTTGGTTTGATGTGGAGGAGTGAGGTTCACTAGTTTAtttataaggaaaagaaaaacagaaCAACTTCATAGGTCGACACTGTAAACAACTAAGATAAACCACCCTAGAAAGCAAGcaatttaaacaaatatatagATAGATTCAAGCAAGAAGCATTGCCAGTTCTTACTAAAACCACGCATGAAGTCTTTAAAGATTTGAGAAAACTTTGAACTTTTAACATACCAGGAAATAAGGCAAGGTAATGACTTGTTTAATGACAAGCCATTGAACTCCATAACCAAAAACACCCAAGAAAGCAGCCATGAAGAGGACAACCCACAATGGCAAACACATTAGAGACACACCAGAACACCAACCAAAAGCTTTCCCCATATCTGAAGCAACAGACAAATAATTCAACTGAAGCTGGGATATCCCAAGAACTGATTTCAGTGTGGAAGAGTAGGAGGAGAAGTCGAAGTTGGTCCCTGTAAAAGCCTGTATCCATGTGGTTGCAATCAGTATCATCCATTTTCTTGATTGCCCAACCATTGCAACGAAGCTACAACAAGAAAGAAGAAAGTTGATGTTGGGAGATAGCTAATTAATTAAGGCTTTCCTGGATAGGAGGGTTTGGTTTTTGGAATAGGGAGGGAGCTCCCTAGACTAACTTGTGGGAAGTGTCCATTTTATAAACGAGGGAAAATTACTTGGGTGAATATCTGATGTGCTGAATTATTTAAGATTTACTGATATTTTCAAGTAGTTAAATacaatttgtatatatataactgTATTTTCACTCTTTTTACAAATTCATTACTtcatcaaaaagaaagaaagcaacCGACTGTCTTAAAAGATAACACCTACAATAAAACCGAACAATTATACAAGCCGACACTGAAAAACAACAAAGCCAAATGAAGCCCAAAAAACAGCAAAACAGAACAAAACAACACCTTTTGTAAGAATCCGAAAGAGAACAGCACAATTGAAGCCACAGCATCACCCGACTAGAAGTAAAATAAAACAGAAGCAAATAAAATGAAACTATAGTAGCTACAAACATCCCCCAACATAGACCATTATCAGCATGATCCAAAGAAAGCTAGCCAGCATTCTCGTCCACGCTCCCCTTTGCACTTGCATCCTCTATCCCCTTTGCAAAAGGACTCACCATCCACTTGAGGGCTTCAAATCCAAGGAAAATCAAATACCCATATCTGAGTGGAAATTCTCTGCCCCTACTCTATGCCCCTATACCAGCTGCCCCCTTACAAAATTACATCACGTGTAGTTGTTTCAAATCTTACCTTTCAACTCTTATCCATTAGGGTCCGTTTGTTtgcatataaaatatttttcataaaatatttttattattgtacgATGTTGGTTTAGtggaaaataaattatcaaagtaAAATCttctcttaaaaaaaaaagataaaatcaggtttttttaaagaaaatatcttaccaaattttttttttacttattttctaaACTGATAAGGCTCTATTCACTGTTTTTATTGTCGAAGAAACAAAAAAGAGAAGCTTTTAGAGCAACAAAGGGGAAGCTCTCTTCACTGTCGAAGAAAATAgtattttatattctaattttatatatttttacaatttagcccctgaaatctaaatttttactattctacaatttaattcctcaaaaatagattttattattCTACAGTTCAATCTTAAaccttattttgtaaatttttgcaaaaaagttatttttctaaaatttcctgattttataatttagtccttacaactaaaattgtcaaatttttcaaaaattagtcCTTGATTTTTGAACAATTAAACTTTCATATCCTATTTTTCAGAATTGTAAATTCCCAAATAATGTAAATTAGTgctaaaactcaagttttgaaatctttacaatttaacccctataGTTTCAAACTTTACTATTACATGCTCAACTttccaaattttcatatttcataatcagATAATTTAGTTACTACATCAATGTTTCAAATTTCACTACTCAAACccttagaattaaaaaaattataaattttacaatttgatccttacttcaatttttatcaaattaaatcatttttcaacTTACTCAttcaaataatatacaaaataaatatttaccgctttaaacttaattaaacataaacttatatctataaatttgtattccctaatgtacgaaattaacaattaagcttaattaagtaaattaagattaattaaaactaaaacatgattaattaaaatataaataagatttatgaaataaattcaattaaacaatgaaaagataataaaatctccaatgtatgtttgtttcattaaaaacaaattttatgaatattttcaggaaatctgcaaaacaacaaaaaatattttacacatattcatccaaactccaaaaaatattagtttttccaaaaaaataagtctttttccagaaatcattttccgaaaaccatttttagtgaaacaaaCGGAGCTGAACTTTATTTTGAACAAGAGGTATTCAAGAGAGGCTCACCCAACCTGACTTGCTTTGGGGATCTAGATTTTTCAACTTCGATATCACCTGTGGTATGGTGGAATCTTTTACTTCACAGTTATAATAATTAATCTCATCACCATCATTGTTTTTAATCTTACCATAGATAAACACATCGCCAAAGTCACCCTTAGGTTCATCTAgtctaattcattttatttcaaagaaatataaaatataaaaaataattttatattaacatttataaatttttataattaaatttaaataaaatgtgtTATTGGTACTTTTATCATGCTGTAATTGGCTCTTCTTTTTTCCAGTTGTATAGATCGAATAGGCCTTTGGGTATTggtttgtttttagtttttaacTTTGAAGTTCAAAAGTTcgcctttttcaatctcattctAATATGCGATTGggatctttgatttttttttatgtagaAGTTGAtcatattcaatttctttgtttcatATATAAATGGCtcttcaatttattttttcattttcaatttgttttttcattttgctTCAGCATGAAAATTCCCTTTTCAGGGCATTAGGAATAGTGGATGAGGCTATATTTCTATTATAAACTATCTTCCCCTGTGTTCAAGATTGATACATATCTCATAGTTGGGTAGATTTGTGGTGTGTATTATCTGAATATACTGAGACTTCTCGCAAGATGGTTATGCTGTGATTGCTTCGGATGGTCCTGGTGAGTATCCTGTAATAGTTGAATCAAAAGCTGGAAATGATGGGCTTGGTGTCACAGTGACTCCTGGAACTGTTGCATATGTCACAACTGGAGGTTAGTCTATTCTTTCTGTTATCATGTGGACAGTAACAAGTCCTGTTATCTTCTGCATTTTTGCTGAATTTTGCCATCTTTGAATAACTTAGCTGTATAATTGCTTTGCTTTGGACGTTTGTTTATCCAAAGTGGTGGAATTTGTGAATGTTCTGGAAGTAACTTTCTTTGAAACTGAAACCAATTACTGGCCTGCTAAAGGGTGCCAAAGTAGTCTAATGAAAAGAAGCTTGCCCGTGGGCTGTTGTTGATAACTTATTTTTGTCCATTCATCTTTAATTATTATTCGTAAAAATAGATAATCTTTCTAAACATAACATTGCTTCTTGAGTGGCCAATTGAGTGTTGCCTTTTTCTAAATGATCAAGATCTTTAAAACATGATCTCAAGTGTGATCATACTTTTCCAAAAAATAAGATTGATAATAATTTAAGTTAAAACAGGGCTTCTTCTTCTAATTTTAGGGCATAATATGGTGACATTTGAGCTTCTAATATGTTTAAATCTTAATCTTTAAGACTTAACTAGTTTCACCATATTGTTTTGCACTTAACTTTTTCTCAAGATTTTGTCCATTTTGCACCTTTGTTTTGCCCGTCAGGACCAATACCCGATGGTGCTGATGCAGTTGTCCAAGTTGAGGACATTGAACAGGTTAAAGCTCCTTCTGAAACAAAGCATGTAAAGATATTGGTGCAAACTAGTAACGGTGTTGATATTCGTCAGGTGGTATGGCATCATTAACTCCTCTCACTTCGCCTATTTCCGTGTTCTCTTCACTGTCTCAtccttccttttcctttttctgcTACAAACCATCCTTGTCTCTATGATAATTTTTTTCTGCCTTGCTACTTCCTCAAAGCCTTTGTTAGTTGTTATAACAACTGAGTCAATGATTCAGAAGATTGAAGTAATATGTTCACGGTcaataattagttatttacgcCCTTCTGGAAGTATTAATAGGTACATTGGAAATTTGGTTCTATTGCCAAACAGCTAAAGGTCTCAATTGGAAAAGTGTACGTTACTTGAGCACTCTGAATGTGTGCATTCAGATCCATGGCTTGTTGGAGAATAGGAATGAAGTTAAACTTCCATGGCTTCTCACCTTCTGTATAAGTTGACCTGACTTTGTTTATCtatggtgaaaaagaaaaatagagaagaagCAGAACACAATGAACTTACTGTGTTGTCCAATTGTGTGTAGCTtctaatatttttcttttggaatgAATGTACTTTATATGAAACAATTTCACATTTCCTGCTGGAAGTTCTGTCTCAGCCATTGTTATTTCTGATTTAAGTGCTACCCCATTGAGCAAGGCTGCATCGTCATATGATTCAAGTTCAAGTAGTACGCCACATAAAAGTTTGTGAAATGAAATAATGGGAGATGGATCTCAGGATGTGCAGTTCAAAGTAGCTGTTCTTACAGTGAGTGATACTATTGCATCAGGTGCTGGGCCTGATCGAAGGTATGTTGTTGCTTATTGCTTCTTCAAATATTGAATCATTTCCTAGGTTAAGATTCTGGTTTTTCTATGAAGTGTAATGTCTCAAGAGAGTCTTATTATTTTGCAATTAAAAATCAGATTCCAAGAATGAGAAAGAGGAGTAGCATTCAAGTGGTGTTGGCCCTCGAATTGGTTGTGTTAATGACTACCTAAAAGAGCTGCAATTTCAGGCATTGGAACAAGTCAACCTATCTCCAAGGATTGAACATGGTCGCTTCAGAAACTGCGGTCCAATACCTTCACTGAGACTTAGCCCCAATTCGTGTCTCACCAAGGCTTGCATACATGGGACTCCCTAGCCCAAGGGTGTCCGTTATGGCTGACAATTGAAAACTTACTGAGCATTCACCAATAGGGTTCAACATCTATTCCTATTAGGTTCAACATACACAATTGTAAatgctattgtaaaatttttagtatttatatttggtatataaatattatccctttttaaaactttaattcaaatatatgtaatatttgaatttgttaggtttatgttttctatgttatgttaatatttaatatgagttatatattcaaatacattttaaaataaaataatacaaatgtgttaaaagcattaattaaaaataaaaaataatttttaaaataatacaattgtgtcaatatctaattacaaatatttaaatatagtttctatactttaattaaatttaataattaattaatattaattacttagaaatatttaaaattaatattatatatttaaatattaacaataagttataataaaatatttttttatatttttgttaaaatatcataatattaactaatttgaaatacatatttgttactttataatattatgtctaaaatggacattttatttttcaaaagtactttttgacagcaatatcaaatactcaaatttttcaaaagcacttctcaaaagcatttTTCCACAGCATTTTTCCacaacacttttcaaaagcaataaaGAACTGGTCCTTAGTCATTTATTCCACTAAATTTGCCACATATTTTACTTTTAGTGgtaaaaaattttcaacttttaacatattgtattttaaaattttaaaaactatcgTTAGTGACTTTagctttaaaaaattatcatgtgccttttttcaaaatgtttaattttttttaatattttactatactcttaTAAGATACTTGTCAACCCTTAACtctacttgtggagtctaaaaactctacTGACAGTTTATCAAACAATTtccctttaaaaatatttttagaaaaggTAATTTCATAGTCTACGTTGAAGCCCAAAGGAAAATTTGAGTTTAAGAATTGGTTAAACATAAGGAAGATTATAGCACTCTTATAACATCCAAAATTGGTAACTCGTTAAATACAtgttttcaaaattcgaaaattaTAAGTTTATATTCGATGCTCAACCATGATTCCTTAATACAAGTAATGAATAcaattaaataattgagtgagtatgaattttaaaacttCAAATATTTCTAATATCAGCTTCCCCCAAAAGCGAAGCCAAAAAATATTTCTTGGGAGCCGAAATTAAATTGCATATTTTTAtgagtgctaaaatgtaattttccaatttaatagcttacatgtttataatttcttaaaggactaaatcaaaattttgttattttctggagggcaaaagtgtaattttaactatactaacttaaaattttataaattataaagggccaaaagtcaaaattttcctattttaggGGGACCAGCCCCCGTGAACCCTCACGGCATTGCCCCTACTTCCCCCGATTAAACTTCTTCTGGTTGTTGCTTCttgggcatgtcttgtggcttATGGAGCTCTCAAATTTTTGCAACGGTTTTCGCTTTTATCATCAAGGAAAGGGACTATGTTGCCCACAGTCGGATTGGCCAATGTTATCATTCTTATGCAAATCATGATCCTCTTCTTTCAATATGAGTGTTCAACTCCTGCCAAGTTCAATAATCAGGATTCAACTGAAACTAGCTTGTATGCATATTATCTattctttgtttgttttttatgGTAAATGAGGGTTTGTCTGTGTCGACATAGTTTAAGTTAAAATGGCTACATTTAGGGTGTAGGCAAATGTTCTAGTTTTGGATGTTTTTAATTCTCACATATTggttttttaaatgttatttgtaaaaaaacatgaagttcttttttttccattgttTGACTCAAAGATTATGAAATaagtttaaagattaaaaaaatcaacCAAAGAAGCCTCAATTTTTCaccaaccaatttttttttttacaatttttttcatcacCAAACAATGAAATGACCTAGTTAATAAGTAATATTGTAACACCCAGACTTGGCGAGTCCTGAGTTTGAGTGTGTAGGTTAAAGAAAACTTGGTTGGCACGATCCTACTCGCCCAATTGACGTTTTGGCGCGCTAATGGGGCGCATAGGCAATAATGGAAAGTTAAAGGAAAGAATGTCCTCATAAAGTATGTACAGATGTAGAAAGAGGAATTGGCAAAAGATGTCAAGGTTCCTAAGTGGTAAAGGATGTCACCAAGATTAGGGCACACCCTGTTAGTTTAGTTAACGTGTAGGTAATATGCTAACAAGATAGTTAGAAATGAATGATTGATAAATCAAAAATACGAAAAGATTTTGGATTCTTATACACCATTCCTCACAGTTGTAAGCCACTAATGAGAACAgatttgaaagttgagtgacatGTGTCAAGTCTCATAGTAAAAGTAAGGATTTTTACTAATCAAACTTCTGAAGGAAGGAAAGTTATCTTATTCCTTCTATTTAAAGGAGTACAATGGCTACCTTCATATAGTTGTTGATCAGGAGATTTTCCTACTATGATAAGATTAACGATCGAAGTTCAAGTATAAGATTGTTTGTTCACTCGGGTGACCTTTAAAAGTCCGCCTATGGATGTATGAACTTGGAGCCCAAGCTACTATTAAGGTTAACA is part of the Gossypium hirsutum isolate 1008001.06 chromosome D11, Gossypium_hirsutum_v2.1, whole genome shotgun sequence genome and encodes:
- the LOC107913320 gene encoding LOW QUALITY PROTEIN: protein NUCLEAR FUSION DEFECTIVE 4 (The sequence of the model RefSeq protein was modified relative to this genomic sequence to represent the inferred CDS: inserted 2 bases in 2 codons); the protein is MVGQSRKWMILIATTWIQAFTGTNFDFSSYSSTLKSVLGISQLQLNYLSVASDMGKAFGWCSGVSLMCLPLWVVLFMAAFLGVFGYGVQWLVIKQVITLPYFLVFVLCLVAGCSICWFNTVCFVLCIRNFPTNRALALSLTISFNGVSAALYTLIANAINPDDETLYLFLNALVPLLASSLALVPILRQPPLQLLSTDTTSRDSFVFFVLNXLAVFTGLYLLLLNSLSSKASRARILLXGALILLLLPLCLPGIVCGRSWARRTVHTPAFCLEGPTFSSFDPDDFDQLHKELIGNERNNNSSSVNPFSETNKEGLFGMIMEKGRLTVLGEEHPARLLVRRLDFWLYYVAYFCGGTIGLVYSNNLGQIAQSLGYYSQISAIVTLYSSFSFFGRLLSAAPEFMRDKLYFARTGWLAIAVVPTPIAFFLLAASGGEAALLASTAMIGLSSGFIFAAAVSITSELFGPNSVSVNHNILITNIPIGSFLYGLLAALVYDSNVKSSNQENLLEEAMVCMGRDCYQQTFIWWGCISLLGLISSLLLFFRTRLAYYGYQRNRSRTQVS